A DNA window from Doryrhamphus excisus isolate RoL2022-K1 chromosome 2, RoL_Dexc_1.0, whole genome shotgun sequence contains the following coding sequences:
- the LOC131120055 gene encoding transcription factor 7-like 1-C isoform X1, which produces MEKLREEFEQIVGELEWQDVADTLQELCSNILCDTTNPPHPLPPHPLPNHHIPPPPPSAAYSGRAFDAHGDVRGFAGRFPLRPPFLPHSQIVSLSSMSYGPQFNPYLMHPFHLSRQVGAPFRQQYVPCQMPPQVIHSQPAYSYPPAPPQPKKSLPVVPLPEGATLRAVGMLNGEVLYAAVDASQGAAAPPPPSTSTSSPSRKRKYKRRHKRACGKKPPNAFMCFLREQRPTLKAQIEEKGGVAVNKLLGQLWASLSKEQRAKYYEQAYAEKKIHKELSSDCSSSNEEGTNKRRRNSDTAAASLAAARHGVWDTQDDPSPSTSFSSSSSSSLSSWLEAVITTEAHDSPAAKCPNSGDESDIEGMDAQLLHLLGCC; this is translated from the exons ATGGAGAAACTCAGGGAAGAGTTTGAGCAGATCGTCGGCGAGCTGGAGTGGCAGGATGTCGCCGACACTCTCCAGGAGTTATGCTCCAATATCCTCTGCGACACCACCAATCCTCCTCACCcgcttcctcctcatcctcttcccAACCATCACataccacctcctcctccatcggCCGCCTACTCTGGGAGGGCCTTTGACGCCCACGGGGACGTCCGAGGCTTCGCCGGGCGCTTCCCGCTGCGCCCGCCTTTCCTCCCCCACAGCCAAATAGTGTCGCTTTCCAGTATGAGCTATGGGCCGCAGTTCAATCCGTACCTCATGCACCCTTTTCACCTCAGCCGCCAGGTGGGGGCTCCTTTCCGTCAGCAA TACGTGCCATGTCAGATGCCTCCTCAGGTCATCCACAGTCAGCCTGCCTACAGCTACCCGCCTGCTCCACCACAGCCG AAAAAAAGTCTGCCAGTGGTTCCCTTGCCCGAAGGCGCAACCTTGCGTGCTGTTGGCATGCT GAATGGAGAGGTGTTGTACGCAGCTGTAGATGCTTCTCAGGGagctgctgctcctcctccgCCATCCACATCCACCTCCTCCCCCAG CCGTAAGAGAAAGTACAAACGGCGGCACAAGCGAGCTTGCGGCAAAAAGCCTCCAAACGCCTTCATGTGCTTCTTGAGGGAGCAACGTCCGACGCTGAAGGCCCAGATTGAGGAGAAGGGCGGCGTGGCGGTCAACAAGCTACTGGGACAGCTG TGGGCGTCACTGAGCAAGGAGCAGCGGGCTAAATACTACGAGCAGGCCTACGCTGAAAAGAAGATCCACAAAGAATTGTCCTCTGACTGTTCCAGCAGCAACGAGGAA GGCACCAACAAGAGGAGACGGAACAGCGACACAGCAGCCGCCAGCCTTGCAG CAGCCCGCCATGGCGTGTGGGACACGCAAGATGACCCCTCCCCCTCcacttccttctcctcctcctcgtcctcctcgctCTCCTCGTGGCTGGAGGCCGTTATCACCACCGAGGCGCACGACTCCCCGGCCGCCAAGTGCCCCAACTCGGGCGATGAGTCTGACATTGAAGGAATGGACGCCCAGCTGCTGCACCTGCTGGGCTGCTGTTAG
- the LOC131120055 gene encoding transcription factor 7-like 1-C isoform X2 has protein sequence MEKLREEFEQIVGELEWQDVADTLQELCSNILCDTTNPPHPLPPHPLPNHHIPPPPPSAAYSGRAFDAHGDVRGFAGRFPLRPPFLPHSQIVSLSSMSYGPQFNPYLMHPFHLSRQVGAPFRQQYVPCQMPPQVIHSQPAYSYPPAPPQPKKSLPVVPLPEGATLRAVGMLNGEVLYAAVDASQGAAAPPPPSTSTSSPSRKRKYKRRHKRACGKKPPNAFMCFLREQRPTLKAQIEEKGGVAVNKLLGQLWASLSKEQRAKYYEQAYAEKKIHKELSSDCSSSNEEGTNKRRRNSDTAAASLAARHGVWDTQDDPSPSTSFSSSSSSSLSSWLEAVITTEAHDSPAAKCPNSGDESDIEGMDAQLLHLLGCC, from the exons ATGGAGAAACTCAGGGAAGAGTTTGAGCAGATCGTCGGCGAGCTGGAGTGGCAGGATGTCGCCGACACTCTCCAGGAGTTATGCTCCAATATCCTCTGCGACACCACCAATCCTCCTCACCcgcttcctcctcatcctcttcccAACCATCACataccacctcctcctccatcggCCGCCTACTCTGGGAGGGCCTTTGACGCCCACGGGGACGTCCGAGGCTTCGCCGGGCGCTTCCCGCTGCGCCCGCCTTTCCTCCCCCACAGCCAAATAGTGTCGCTTTCCAGTATGAGCTATGGGCCGCAGTTCAATCCGTACCTCATGCACCCTTTTCACCTCAGCCGCCAGGTGGGGGCTCCTTTCCGTCAGCAA TACGTGCCATGTCAGATGCCTCCTCAGGTCATCCACAGTCAGCCTGCCTACAGCTACCCGCCTGCTCCACCACAGCCG AAAAAAAGTCTGCCAGTGGTTCCCTTGCCCGAAGGCGCAACCTTGCGTGCTGTTGGCATGCT GAATGGAGAGGTGTTGTACGCAGCTGTAGATGCTTCTCAGGGagctgctgctcctcctccgCCATCCACATCCACCTCCTCCCCCAG CCGTAAGAGAAAGTACAAACGGCGGCACAAGCGAGCTTGCGGCAAAAAGCCTCCAAACGCCTTCATGTGCTTCTTGAGGGAGCAACGTCCGACGCTGAAGGCCCAGATTGAGGAGAAGGGCGGCGTGGCGGTCAACAAGCTACTGGGACAGCTG TGGGCGTCACTGAGCAAGGAGCAGCGGGCTAAATACTACGAGCAGGCCTACGCTGAAAAGAAGATCCACAAAGAATTGTCCTCTGACTGTTCCAGCAGCAACGAGGAA GGCACCAACAAGAGGAGACGGAACAGCGACACAGCAGCCGCCAGCCTTGCAG CCCGCCATGGCGTGTGGGACACGCAAGATGACCCCTCCCCCTCcacttccttctcctcctcctcgtcctcctcgctCTCCTCGTGGCTGGAGGCCGTTATCACCACCGAGGCGCACGACTCCCCGGCCGCCAAGTGCCCCAACTCGGGCGATGAGTCTGACATTGAAGGAATGGACGCCCAGCTGCTGCACCTGCTGGGCTGCTGTTAG